In one Limosilactobacillus oris genomic region, the following are encoded:
- a CDS encoding DedA family protein translates to MAHLFYVLTHIAEVLIPMFEWLGPWSYLILFVIVFMETGLVVFPWLPGGSLVFLTSSFIAVHPILKMHIVVPVFFLAAFIGDSVNYWIGHSLSRWHWIEKRLAGPRMLTAKEYLNRYGFWAVAFGRFVPLIRSFIPTISGMMHYPFRHFTIGNFVGVALWVALGCGVGYFFGSIPLVKEHFSLVILAMASCAVLAGAGMWGIKVLRQKIIKRNRML, encoded by the coding sequence ATGGCCCATCTTTTTTACGTACTGACCCACATTGCAGAAGTACTCATCCCGATGTTCGAATGGCTGGGGCCGTGGAGCTATCTCATCCTCTTCGTGATTGTGTTCATGGAAACCGGCTTGGTGGTCTTCCCCTGGCTCCCGGGCGGTTCGCTGGTGTTTTTGACCAGCTCCTTTATCGCCGTCCACCCGATTTTGAAAATGCACATCGTCGTCCCCGTCTTTTTCCTGGCGGCCTTTATCGGCGACTCCGTCAATTACTGGATTGGTCACAGTCTCTCCCGCTGGCACTGGATTGAAAAACGGCTGGCGGGCCCCCGGATGTTGACCGCTAAAGAATATTTAAACCGCTACGGCTTCTGGGCCGTGGCGTTCGGTCGTTTTGTACCCCTAATTCGTTCCTTTATCCCCACCATCTCAGGCATGATGCACTACCCCTTCCGCCATTTCACCATCGGCAACTTTGTCGGCGTGGCCTTGTGGGTAGCTCTGGGCTGCGGCGTTGGTTACTTCTTCGGCTCGATTCCCCTGGTCAAAGAGCACTTCTCCCTCGTGATTTTGGCAATGGCCTCCTGTGCGGTTCTGGCCGGGGCCGGAATGTGGGGAATCAAAGTGCTCCGACAAAAAATTATTAAACGGAATCGAATGCTCTAG
- a CDS encoding histidine phosphatase family protein, whose translation MAITVYFVRHGQTYLNRYHRVQGWSDAPLTSQGQTDAKRTGKVLSGVGFDYLFSSDLARTMETARLLLAASNNSQIKAPTPTPAFREEFFGFFEGLDSAMLTNFLGAETGFDNFADMFSKLGPDTLKDRVAAADPYKDAENHVQFWNRVSKGIDRLRSLPDGSTAVVVSHGVTIRSIAEHYGYHTTESVKNGSLTRLTLTPTDTQVDFYNQLELPE comes from the coding sequence ATGGCAATTACCGTTTATTTTGTTCGTCATGGTCAAACCTACCTTAACCGCTACCACCGTGTCCAAGGCTGGTCAGATGCTCCCCTAACCAGCCAGGGACAAACAGATGCCAAGCGAACTGGTAAGGTCCTGAGCGGGGTAGGCTTCGACTACCTATTTAGCAGCGACCTCGCCCGGACGATGGAAACCGCCCGCTTGCTGCTTGCTGCTAGCAACAATTCTCAAATCAAGGCACCGACTCCGACCCCGGCTTTCCGGGAAGAGTTTTTCGGTTTCTTTGAGGGGCTGGATTCTGCCATGCTGACTAATTTCTTAGGTGCCGAGACCGGGTTCGACAACTTTGCCGACATGTTTAGCAAACTCGGGCCGGACACGTTAAAGGACCGGGTAGCTGCGGCCGACCCTTACAAGGACGCGGAAAACCACGTTCAATTTTGGAACCGGGTCAGCAAGGGCATTGACCGCCTGCGCTCCCTGCCGGACGGCTCAACCGCGGTCGTGGTTTCCCATGGGGTAACGATTCGGTCAATCGCTGAACACTACGGTTACCACACCACCGAATCGGTCAAAAACGGGAGCCTGACCCGGTTGACACTGACTCCAACTGACACCCAGGTTGACTTTTACAACCAACTTGAATTACCAGAATAA
- the hflX gene encoding GTPase HflX has protein sequence MDTTIQNDERVIITGLDTGQDDYNYSMTELAELAQANHMEVVQRVDQVIDRPNPATYFGKGKVAEIAELAAANDVTTVITNDELSPSQLRNLEDETGKRILDRTALILEIFATRAQTKEAKLQVQIAELQYRLPRLQTSASQRLDQQTGGGSGFTNRGAGETKLEMDRRTIQHQITHLRHELAAIDKSEETKRKQRAKSNIPTAALVGYTNAGKSTIMNGLVRRYGTVEDKTVFEKDMLFATLDTSVRRLTLPGKKDFLLSDTVGFVSKLPTNLVESFKSTLAEAANADLLIQVIDYSDPNYEEMMQTTKETLKQIGIDNIPMVNVFNKADKTEIEFPVLEGDDQVVISAKQEESLDLLVDVIRKHLFKDYVEAKLLLPFSAGQQVSYLNEHTNILDTEYRNDGTLLTVEMSPQDAQRFAQYQV, from the coding sequence ATGGATACGACGATACAAAACGATGAACGCGTAATCATCACCGGACTGGACACCGGTCAGGATGATTATAATTATTCAATGACCGAACTGGCTGAACTCGCCCAGGCTAATCATATGGAAGTCGTTCAGCGGGTCGATCAGGTCATTGACCGGCCGAACCCAGCAACTTACTTCGGTAAAGGAAAGGTCGCGGAAATTGCCGAGCTAGCAGCCGCCAATGATGTGACAACCGTCATTACCAATGATGAACTTTCACCGAGTCAGCTCCGCAATCTCGAAGACGAAACTGGCAAACGTATTTTGGACCGGACGGCGCTGATTTTGGAAATCTTTGCCACCCGGGCCCAGACAAAGGAAGCTAAACTCCAAGTCCAGATTGCCGAGCTACAATACCGGCTGCCCCGTCTGCAAACGAGTGCCAGCCAGCGCCTCGACCAGCAGACCGGTGGCGGAAGCGGCTTTACCAACCGTGGTGCCGGTGAAACCAAGCTGGAAATGGATCGCCGGACGATTCAGCACCAAATCACCCACCTGCGGCATGAACTGGCAGCAATCGATAAATCTGAAGAGACGAAGCGCAAGCAGCGGGCCAAGAGCAACATTCCTACGGCCGCCCTCGTCGGTTACACCAATGCTGGCAAGTCGACCATCATGAACGGGCTGGTACGGCGCTACGGAACGGTGGAAGACAAGACTGTTTTTGAAAAGGACATGCTCTTTGCCACTCTGGACACCAGTGTCCGGCGGTTGACTCTTCCCGGCAAAAAGGATTTCCTGCTCAGCGATACGGTTGGTTTTGTCAGCAAGCTGCCAACCAACCTGGTGGAATCGTTCAAGTCCACCCTCGCCGAAGCAGCTAACGCCGACCTGCTGATCCAAGTGATTGACTACTCCGATCCCAACTACGAAGAGATGATGCAGACCACTAAGGAGACACTCAAGCAGATTGGAATCGACAACATCCCGATGGTCAACGTCTTCAACAAGGCTGATAAGACCGAGATTGAATTCCCGGTCCTGGAGGGGGACGACCAGGTCGTGATTTCCGCTAAGCAGGAGGAATCGCTAGACCTCTTGGTAGATGTTATCCGCAAACACCTCTTCAAGGACTATGTCGAAGCGAAACTGCTCCTGCCATTTTCGGCGGGGCAGCAAGTCTCCTACCTTAATGAACACACGAATATTCTCGATACCGAGTACCGCAATGACGGCACGCTCCTAACGGTGGAAATGTCACCCCAGGACGCCCAGCGCTTTGCCCAGTACCAGGTTTAA
- a CDS encoding o-succinylbenzoate--CoA ligase, whose product MQTQNWLLKQAATQPDRVAVDDGTTQLTFAQLRDRVTQLVGQLDQLAPGDKVGLLTTNRLAGYLAALAIICSGRTVVWLNWRLANEELSRQIADSQLHCCLVADELWRPEMGADFIRLQKLAEITAAPADLVPTFDSDRIASIMYTSGTTGKPKGVLQTFGNHFYSAVSSALNLGLTSQDEWLCVAPIFHISGFSIMMRGLIYGMTVRLVDKFRPAAVERILASEPVTIMSVVPFMMKKLVDQRQASGQKYQPTFRCMLLGGGTLDCETLDQCQQLGIPVVQCYGMTETCSQVIALRASDALAKIGSVGQPLFTTRLKLATDGEILLRTPALTPGYLNLPAKLPAKMVDGWYRTGDIGHLDKDGYLYVDGRADEMMISGGENIFPQEVEQVYLRYPGIRQVAVVGQPDAEWGEVPVAFVVSDQPLDQAQLVAFGYQHLAHYKVPRRYLRVAKLPTNASGKIQRYLLRKQL is encoded by the coding sequence ATGCAGACGCAAAATTGGTTATTGAAACAGGCGGCTACCCAGCCTGACCGGGTGGCAGTCGATGATGGCACCACCCAGCTGACGTTTGCCCAGCTTCGGGACCGGGTTACCCAGCTTGTCGGCCAGTTAGACCAGCTGGCGCCAGGTGATAAGGTCGGCTTACTCACGACTAACCGGCTGGCGGGGTACCTGGCGGCCTTGGCAATCATTTGCAGTGGCCGGACGGTAGTGTGGTTGAACTGGCGCCTGGCTAACGAAGAGTTAAGTCGGCAAATTGCGGACAGCCAACTGCACTGTTGCCTGGTGGCTGATGAGCTGTGGAGGCCGGAAATGGGCGCGGACTTTATTCGCCTGCAAAAGTTGGCGGAAATCACGGCGGCACCCGCCGACCTTGTCCCGACCTTTGACAGCGACCGGATCGCCAGCATCATGTATACTTCTGGGACGACCGGAAAGCCGAAGGGCGTTTTGCAAACCTTTGGCAACCACTTCTATTCGGCGGTTTCTTCAGCCCTTAACCTGGGATTGACCAGCCAGGATGAGTGGCTGTGTGTTGCCCCGATCTTTCACATTAGCGGCTTTTCAATCATGATGCGGGGGCTGATTTATGGGATGACCGTGCGCTTGGTGGACAAGTTTCGTCCCGCCGCGGTTGAGCGGATCCTCGCTTCGGAGCCGGTCACCATTATGTCAGTAGTCCCGTTTATGATGAAAAAATTAGTCGATCAACGCCAAGCAAGCGGGCAGAAATACCAGCCCACTTTTCGGTGCATGCTCCTTGGCGGTGGCACCCTGGATTGTGAAACCTTGGACCAGTGCCAGCAGCTGGGAATCCCGGTCGTTCAATGTTACGGCATGACGGAAACCTGTTCGCAGGTGATAGCACTGCGGGCCAGCGACGCGTTAGCCAAAATCGGCTCTGTTGGGCAACCGCTCTTTACCACCCGCCTGAAACTCGCCACAGACGGTGAAATCCTGTTGAGGACACCGGCGTTAACGCCGGGCTACCTCAACTTGCCGGCCAAACTTCCCGCCAAGATGGTGGACGGCTGGTACCGAACTGGCGATATTGGGCATCTGGACAAGGATGGATACCTCTACGTTGACGGCCGGGCTGACGAGATGATGATCTCGGGTGGAGAGAACATCTTTCCCCAGGAAGTCGAGCAGGTTTACCTGCGTTATCCCGGCATCCGTCAGGTGGCGGTAGTTGGACAGCCAGACGCGGAATGGGGCGAAGTACCCGTGGCCTTTGTTGTCAGCGACCAGCCCTTGGATCAAGCTCAGCTCGTGGCGTTTGGCTACCAGCACCTGGCTCACTATAAGGTGCCGCGCCGGTACCTGCGGGTGGCTAAACTGCCAACGAATGCTAGTGGTAAAATTCAGCGCTACTTGTTAAGGAAACAACTGTAA
- the menB gene encoding 1,4-dihydroxy-2-naphthoyl-CoA synthase, protein MTEVNWQPVKEYSEIIFERAGKIAKITMNRPERRNAFTPVTIQEMIDAFTICRDDSTIGVIILTGAGDLAFSSGGDQGVRGNGGYVGPDKVARLNVLDLQHLIRIIPKPVIAMVKGWSVGGGNILQLVCDLTIAADNAKFGQTGPKVGSFDAGYGSGYLARVIGHKRAKEVWFLNHFYTAEEAYQMNWINKVVPLDQVESVTLDWCNEILQKSPTALRFIKAAMNADTDGLAGLQQLGGDATMLFYTTDEGKEGRDAFNEKRKPNFDQFPKFP, encoded by the coding sequence ATGACAGAAGTTAATTGGCAACCGGTAAAAGAGTATTCTGAAATTATCTTCGAACGGGCTGGCAAGATTGCTAAAATCACGATGAACCGTCCGGAACGGCGCAACGCGTTTACCCCGGTCACTATTCAAGAGATGATCGACGCATTTACCATTTGTCGTGATGATAGCACAATTGGCGTGATTATCCTAACCGGCGCTGGTGATTTGGCCTTTTCGTCCGGTGGTGACCAAGGAGTCCGGGGCAACGGCGGCTATGTCGGTCCCGACAAGGTTGCCCGCCTGAATGTCCTGGACCTCCAACACTTGATCCGGATCATCCCGAAGCCGGTGATTGCCATGGTCAAGGGCTGGTCAGTCGGCGGCGGCAACATCCTCCAGCTGGTCTGCGACCTGACGATTGCGGCGGATAATGCGAAGTTTGGGCAAACTGGTCCGAAGGTCGGCAGTTTTGACGCCGGTTATGGTTCCGGCTACCTGGCCCGGGTAATTGGCCACAAGCGTGCCAAGGAAGTCTGGTTCCTCAACCACTTCTACACGGCGGAAGAGGCCTACCAGATGAACTGGATTAACAAGGTGGTACCACTGGACCAGGTTGAATCAGTAACCTTGGACTGGTGCAACGAAATTCTCCAGAAGTCCCCAACCGCCCTGCGCTTTATCAAGGCGGCGATGAATGCTGATACGGATGGCCTGGCCGGTTTGCAACAACTTGGCGGTGATGCCACCATGCTCTTCTACACGACTGATGAGGGGAAGGAAGGCCGGGATGCCTTTAACGAGAAGCGCAAGCCGAACTTTGACCAGTTCCCGAAGTTCCCATAG
- a CDS encoding PaaI family thioesterase, with amino-acid sequence MNLLENLGIQIQSVTADQAVITVAVTDQLKQPYGIVHGGINAVLAETAASLGANQWLRDHNQDQIAIGLNINTQHLRPVTSGTIKTVATPIKCGRRTQTWRADVYNQDRLTSTSTVVLVNSDQ; translated from the coding sequence ATGAATCTACTAGAAAACTTAGGCATTCAAATCCAATCAGTCACCGCCGACCAAGCCGTCATAACTGTCGCGGTCACCGACCAGCTCAAGCAGCCGTACGGGATCGTCCATGGCGGGATCAACGCCGTCCTGGCGGAAACTGCCGCGTCCCTCGGCGCTAACCAGTGGCTGCGGGACCACAATCAGGATCAGATAGCCATCGGTCTTAATATTAACACACAGCACTTGCGACCGGTGACCAGCGGCACGATTAAAACGGTTGCCACCCCCATTAAGTGCGGTCGGCGAACCCAAACCTGGCGAGCAGACGTATACAACCAGGACCGGCTCACCAGCACCAGTACCGTCGTGCTCGTTAACAGCGACCAGTAA
- a CDS encoding YhgE/Pip domain-containing protein, producing the protein MIKMIKAEVQNLFHNHILLLSISVICLLPFLYSIFFLKSVWDPYGSTQDLPIAVVNRDVPVEYQGKKMAVGQQTVDQLRKNHQMKWEIVSKKKADYGLHHRQYYAVITIPENFSENATTVMDKNPKQMKLHYETNGSLNYIGQVMTEIGTSRLNTSIRSQVTQAYAKAMFKELGVVGKGMTKAADGAHQLSDGIVTLSDGVNQYVAGVYQVNNGVQQMKVAVTPLASGAQQLAAGSSQLAAGIQQYTGGVGQLASGLGLLQANSGQLSGGAGQLASGLNTLSGNSAALRSGAGQLAAGNTELNNRVMGLIPQLQGQMTASSQEISANANELANALRPLSQSSQQLDQLFRALSAINTALDGVKQAAATPATATTRSANAGTDNSQLKAAATALSGVKAQNPSDQAKIDAVVSAAAAAPSGQSSTTTTNQSNNSELVSRISAVQDQISHLQSTVRQAQSQSGQATVNVAQAAQKLQNSLQALQTNTGNALNSASGQLTSATQQLANGANQLNAGVNQYTNGVDTAAAGANTLNAGIGQYTAGVAQAGAGANQLVANSPALISGAGQLASALAQLNAQVPSLISGINQLAAGTQQLADNSPALVSGITQLNQGAGQLASQLGKGAKAINNIKPTGKTAKMFAEPTTVKHKNYSYVPNYGHALAPYVLSVALYVGILVFNFIYPIRRVAEKGHSAVAWWASKVLVGAVAVTLMAVIEDAIMLACGLTTDHIPSLFATSICFGLASMAIVMFLSMTFDNPGRFVAMVLLMLQLGGSGGTFPMEVTMKFYNVIHWYLPMTYSILGLRQSISSGIGAHYALFCNLVLLGIAVVFNLLLLAGMLGIHHHFFNINPKLEKNQEFLDEMENDGGIQSKKD; encoded by the coding sequence ATGATCAAGATGATCAAGGCAGAAGTACAGAATCTTTTTCATAACCATATTTTGCTATTATCTATTTCTGTAATTTGCCTGTTACCGTTTCTGTACAGTATCTTCTTCCTGAAATCAGTTTGGGATCCGTACGGGAGTACCCAGGACCTGCCGATTGCGGTCGTCAACCGGGATGTACCGGTGGAGTACCAGGGAAAGAAGATGGCGGTTGGTCAGCAAACGGTTGACCAGCTGCGGAAGAACCACCAGATGAAGTGGGAGATTGTGTCCAAGAAGAAGGCCGACTACGGTCTTCACCACCGGCAATACTATGCCGTAATCACGATTCCCGAAAACTTCTCTGAAAACGCGACGACCGTGATGGATAAGAACCCGAAGCAGATGAAGCTGCACTATGAAACGAACGGTTCTTTGAACTACATCGGTCAGGTGATGACGGAAATCGGGACGAGCCGGTTAAACACCAGCATTCGTTCTCAGGTGACCCAGGCCTACGCCAAGGCGATGTTTAAGGAATTAGGCGTTGTTGGCAAGGGGATGACTAAGGCTGCGGATGGTGCCCACCAATTGAGCGACGGGATTGTGACCCTGAGCGACGGCGTCAACCAATATGTTGCCGGTGTCTACCAGGTCAATAACGGTGTCCAACAGATGAAGGTGGCCGTAACCCCGTTGGCTAGTGGTGCCCAACAGCTGGCAGCGGGAAGCTCCCAACTGGCGGCCGGAATTCAGCAGTACACTGGTGGTGTCGGCCAGTTGGCCAGTGGTTTGGGCCTGCTCCAGGCTAATTCTGGCCAGCTTAGCGGCGGTGCTGGCCAATTAGCTAGTGGCCTGAACACGCTGAGTGGTAATTCAGCCGCCCTGCGCTCTGGTGCTGGGCAATTGGCCGCGGGGAATACAGAGTTAAACAACCGCGTTATGGGATTGATTCCACAATTGCAGGGGCAGATGACCGCTAGTTCGCAGGAAATTAGTGCCAACGCGAACGAATTGGCCAATGCCCTGCGGCCACTCTCCCAAAGCAGTCAGCAACTTGACCAGCTTTTCAGGGCCCTAAGTGCAATTAATACTGCCCTGGATGGGGTCAAACAGGCTGCTGCAACACCAGCGACAGCCACGACGCGTAGCGCTAATGCTGGTACTGACAACTCGCAGTTGAAGGCTGCTGCTACGGCACTGAGCGGTGTCAAGGCGCAAAATCCGAGTGACCAAGCCAAAATCGATGCCGTGGTTAGTGCTGCCGCTGCTGCACCGAGTGGACAAAGCAGTACCACTACTACTAACCAGTCAAATAATAGTGAGTTAGTTAGTCGAATTAGTGCGGTTCAAGATCAGATTTCACACCTGCAAAGCACGGTTAGGCAGGCCCAAAGTCAAAGTGGTCAAGCCACTGTCAACGTTGCCCAAGCGGCCCAAAAGCTGCAAAATAGTTTGCAGGCCTTGCAAACCAACACTGGCAATGCTTTAAATAGTGCTTCTGGTCAACTGACGAGTGCAACTCAACAGTTAGCTAATGGTGCTAATCAGTTAAACGCGGGGGTCAACCAGTACACGAACGGCGTCGATACCGCCGCGGCGGGTGCTAATACTCTGAACGCCGGGATTGGCCAGTACACGGCGGGGGTTGCCCAGGCCGGTGCGGGCGCCAACCAGCTCGTTGCCAACAGTCCGGCTCTGATTTCCGGCGCCGGCCAGCTCGCCAGCGCATTGGCCCAGCTAAATGCACAAGTGCCAAGTCTGATTAGCGGGATCAACCAGTTAGCTGCCGGGACCCAGCAACTGGCTGATAATTCACCGGCCTTAGTCAGCGGGATTACCCAGCTTAACCAAGGCGCCGGTCAACTGGCAAGTCAGTTAGGCAAGGGGGCCAAGGCCATTAACAACATCAAGCCAACTGGTAAGACGGCGAAGATGTTTGCTGAGCCAACGACTGTCAAACACAAGAATTACAGTTACGTGCCAAACTATGGGCACGCTCTGGCACCATATGTTCTGTCCGTGGCCCTCTACGTTGGGATCCTGGTCTTCAACTTCATCTACCCAATTCGGCGGGTGGCAGAAAAGGGCCACTCGGCGGTTGCCTGGTGGGCAAGCAAGGTCCTCGTCGGTGCCGTGGCGGTTACCCTGATGGCGGTAATTGAAGATGCCATCATGCTGGCCTGTGGTTTGACGACCGACCATATCCCGTCCCTCTTCGCCACGAGCATCTGCTTCGGTTTAGCCTCGATGGCGATCGTGATGTTCCTATCGATGACCTTCGATAACCCTGGTCGGTTCGTCGCCATGGTCCTCTTGATGCTGCAGCTTGGTGGTTCCGGTGGGACTTTCCCGATGGAAGTAACGATGAAGTTCTACAACGTCATCCACTGGTACCTGCCAATGACTTACTCCATCCTGGGCTTACGGCAGTCCATCAGTAGCGGAATCGGTGCCCACTACGCCCTGTTCTGCAACCTGGTCCTGCTCGGCATTGCGGTCGTTTTCAACCTCTTGTTGCTGGCCGGAATGCTCGGTATTCATCACCACTTCTTCAACATCAACCCGAAGTTGGAAAAGAACCAGGAATTCTTGGATGAGATGGAAAATGACGGCGGTATTCAGTCAAAGAAGGATTAG
- a CDS encoding TetR/AcrR family transcriptional regulator, which translates to MRVTRTVRDFQNALLTLLETNSFDHLTVDQICNEALLHRSSFYRYFNDKYDLLEQTMDAQISQIADSGESEEDVVKQFVLYIDGHKDMIRHLASSNSHSSLYTEMLQVFSQVLLDRRDHGTKDTVIKALQQASNPEMMAYVFSGSIIGAFYWWQKNNYDVPTEEFINFAKQSVLSLSAK; encoded by the coding sequence ATGCGCGTGACACGGACCGTTCGGGATTTCCAGAATGCTTTGTTAACGCTCTTGGAGACGAATTCCTTTGACCACTTGACGGTTGACCAGATCTGCAACGAGGCGCTACTGCACCGGAGCAGCTTTTACCGTTACTTTAATGATAAGTACGATTTGCTGGAGCAGACGATGGATGCACAAATCAGTCAAATTGCCGACTCCGGTGAATCAGAGGAGGACGTCGTTAAGCAATTTGTCCTCTACATTGATGGACACAAGGATATGATTCGCCACCTGGCATCCAGCAATTCCCACAGCTCGCTGTATACGGAAATGCTGCAGGTGTTTAGCCAGGTGCTGCTTGACCGTCGGGACCACGGGACGAAGGACACTGTGATCAAGGCCTTACAGCAGGCCAGCAATCCCGAAATGATGGCCTACGTTTTTAGCGGGTCGATTATCGGGGCCTTCTATTGGTGGCAAAAGAATAATTACGATGTGCCAACGGAAGAGTTCATTAACTTTGCTAAGCAGTCTGTGCTTTCCCTTTCAGCAAAGTAA
- a CDS encoding aldose epimerase family protein, whose translation MKVENVKFGSYEDRDVIKYTLTNDNGVSISVLNFAGVWQAYMVPNDEGGQVNLLLGADNIEAYVNPNNAPLYVGRIVGRFGGRIAKGQFAIDGNSYQIPANEGDNSLHGGANGLSQQFYDVTTSQDQEKLQVILTTTIGTAVDQLPGNETIKITYTLDNDNGVTIDFDGQTDAKTLFNPTTHAYWNLSGEAKTIQGHVLTLNSTYHLELDDEKIPTGRKLSNKNTPFDFSHPTVMGTALQEMQEQHVPEGGFDDIFVVLPSNRLAHEPVATLMDAASGRKIKMYSDRNGLVVYTANGQHADGFNRPAGQWFAMAMEGQTLPDTPHHPQFGDISLRPGYPQHYQIHYDYFA comes from the coding sequence GTGAAGGTTGAAAATGTAAAGTTCGGCAGCTATGAGGACCGTGACGTGATTAAGTACACACTGACTAATGACAACGGCGTTAGTATCAGCGTACTCAACTTCGCCGGAGTTTGGCAGGCCTACATGGTTCCCAATGACGAGGGCGGACAGGTCAACCTGCTGCTCGGTGCCGACAACATCGAAGCCTATGTCAACCCTAATAACGCACCGCTGTATGTCGGTCGGATTGTTGGCCGTTTCGGCGGGCGAATTGCCAAGGGCCAGTTTGCCATTGACGGTAACAGCTACCAGATTCCCGCTAACGAGGGCGATAATAGTCTGCACGGTGGCGCGAATGGCCTTAGCCAGCAGTTCTACGACGTCACGACTAGTCAAGATCAAGAAAAACTGCAGGTAATTTTGACGACCACCATTGGCACGGCAGTCGACCAGTTACCCGGTAACGAGACCATTAAAATCACCTACACCCTGGACAATGATAACGGGGTCACGATTGACTTTGATGGTCAAACCGACGCTAAGACCCTCTTTAACCCTACAACCCATGCCTACTGGAACCTTTCCGGCGAAGCAAAGACCATTCAAGGGCACGTGTTGACGTTAAATTCGACCTACCACCTGGAGCTAGATGATGAGAAAATTCCCACCGGCCGGAAACTTTCCAACAAGAACACCCCGTTTGACTTCTCCCACCCGACCGTCATGGGGACGGCCTTACAAGAAATGCAAGAACAACACGTGCCAGAAGGCGGATTCGATGATATCTTCGTCGTCCTCCCTAGCAACCGGCTGGCCCACGAGCCAGTGGCAACCTTGATGGACGCCGCTTCGGGCCGGAAAATTAAAATGTATTCCGACCGCAACGGCCTCGTCGTGTACACTGCCAATGGGCAGCACGCGGATGGCTTCAACCGTCCCGCTGGACAATGGTTTGCCATGGCGATGGAGGGGCAGACCCTTCCTGACACACCGCACCACCCACAGTTCGGTGACATCTCCCTGCGGCCGGGTTACCCGCAACACTACCAAATTCACTATGACTACTTCGCTTAA
- a CDS encoding PspC domain-containing protein: MQKKLTKSKDKVFLGVCGGIADYLGVDPTMIRLIAVVLIACTGFFPLTIIYLVAAVIMPDYQEASSHNDPVDGEFKEK, encoded by the coding sequence ATGCAGAAAAAACTAACTAAGTCCAAGGACAAAGTCTTTCTCGGGGTCTGTGGCGGTATTGCCGACTACCTCGGTGTTGACCCGACAATGATCCGGCTGATTGCGGTCGTCCTGATTGCCTGCACCGGTTTCTTCCCGTTGACCATCATTTACCTAGTGGCAGCGGTCATCATGCCAGATTACCAGGAAGCAAGCAGCCATAATGATCCAGTTGACGGCGAATTTAAGGAAAAGTAG